DNA sequence from the Terriglobia bacterium genome:
GATCGAATCCCTGATGCCCGGGCACTCACTTCCGGAGGCGGTGCGCACAGCGGCCTTACAATTGCGCGGCAGCTTCGCCATCTGCGTGCTTTCGGCCGACAGCCCCAAAATGATCGTGGCAGCGCGCAACGGTCCTCCGCTGGCCCTCGGTTTGGGCGACGGAGAACAGCTGGTGGCTTCCGACGTGCCGGCGCTGCTCGATCACACCCAGATGGTGTATTTCCTGGGTGACGGGGAAATGGCTACGCTGAAAGCCGAGGGAGTGCGGGTCGAAAACTTCATGGGTGAGACCGTTCCGTTCACGCCCCAGCGAATCACCTGGACCCCGGCGATGGCAGAGAAGGGCGGTTACCGGCACTTCATGCTCAAGGAGATTCACGAGCAGCCGCGCGGAATCAAGGACACCATCGCAGGACGCGTCTCGCTCGACTCCGGGCGCGTGTTTCTCGATGAGACTAACCTGTCGGAAGAGGTTTTTGCGGGCATCGACCGTATTCACATCGTGGCTTGCGGCACCTCCTGGCACGCCGGACTGGTCGGCAAATATCTCCTGGAGGAGATGGCCCGCATCCCCGTGGAAGTGGACTACGGATCGGAATTCCGTTATCGGGATCCGATCCTGGACCAACGATCCCTTGTGGTCGCCATCAGCCAGTCGGGCGAAACCGCGGATACGCTCGCGGCTGTGCGTGAAGCAAAAGCCAAGGGCGCCCGGGTGCTGGCAATCTGCAACGTGGTCGGCAGCATGCTCTCCAGGGAAAGCGATGGCACGTTATACACGCGCAGCGGTCCCGAGATCGGCGTCGCCTCGACCAAGGCCTTCACTGCTCAGCTCGCCGTGCTTTTCCTCCTGGCGCTGCATCTGGCACAGCTGCGCAAGAAGGTGACAGCCGAGCAGACCTCGGTCCTGCTCGCCGACCTCATGCGCACCCCCCACTGCATCGAGCAACTCCTGGCGCGCGACGCCCAGTACGAGAAACTCGCCTCCATCCTGTTCCGGCGCTACAACTTCCTCTACCTGGGGCGCGGCATCCACTTTCCCATAGCCCTCGAAGGCGCTTTGAAGCTCAAGGAAATATCTTATATCCACGCGGAAGGCTATCCCGCCGGTGAAATGAAGCACGGCCCGAACGCCTTGATCGACGGGGATCTCCCGGTTGTGGCTCTGGCAGCGAAGGATGCCTCAAATCCCAAGTCGCTGCTGCGCTATGAGAAGATGCTGAGCAATATCCAGGAAGTGCGGGCGCGCGACGGCATCGTGATCATCGTCGCCACCGAGGGGGACGAGCACGTCGCCCAGTTTTCGGACCACATCATCCACGTACCCGCGCTGTCAGATTATCTGATTCCCCTGCTGCTCGTGATCCCGCTGCAGCTGCTCGCATATCATGTCGCAGTGTTGCGCGGTTGCGATGTCGATCAGCCCCGCAACCTTGCCAAGAGTGTCACGGTGGAGTAGGCGGCCACCCAACTCACCAGAGCATTCCTGTTCGTGTTTTTCACGGGTTTCACGGCTTGTTCCTCAGCTCACTGCTTTCTTGCGGAACTGGCGCAGGCCGAAAAAGAGAAACGCGAAATCGAAAACGGCCAAAGCGATCAGGACCAGGGAGACCGACAGGTGCGGATACTGTGGAACAAGAGCGCTCCGCAAGCCTTCGCTGGCATAGACCACCGGGTTCACCAGCACCGCCCACTGCAACACCGGGAACGCGTCGAGTGTGCGCCACGGATAGTAGGTGCATCCGAAAAAAATCATCGGCGCGAGCACCATGCTGAACATCAGGCCGATCTGCGTCTGCCCCACGCTGCAGCCCAGCGTCAGGCCGACCGCCGCCGCCAGGCATGACACCAGCAGGGCAATCACCGTAAAGAGCAGGAGATGGTCGACGCTTACCGCGACGCGCCCCATCACCAGCCATGCTGCGGGCAGCACGACCAGCCCGGCCGCCAGCGCCTGGATCATCCCGGCCAGGACCTTCTCAACGGCCAGCCACTCGATTTCCATCGGCGCCAGCAGCCGGTCTTCGATCTCACGGCTGAATTGGAACTCGGCCACCAGGGGCAT
Encoded proteins:
- the glmS gene encoding glutamine--fructose-6-phosphate transaminase (isomerizing); this encodes MCGIVGYIGPKPPVPVLLQGLRKLEYRGYDSAGLAVVSGDVVQIRRSTGKLNNLIQSINGTSLQGEYGIGHTRWATHGRPTEENAHPHRDCSGKIVVVHNGIIENYLDLKARLHQAGHRFVTETDTEVIAHLIESLMPGHSLPEAVRTAALQLRGSFAICVLSADSPKMIVAARNGPPLALGLGDGEQLVASDVPALLDHTQMVYFLGDGEMATLKAEGVRVENFMGETVPFTPQRITWTPAMAEKGGYRHFMLKEIHEQPRGIKDTIAGRVSLDSGRVFLDETNLSEEVFAGIDRIHIVACGTSWHAGLVGKYLLEEMARIPVEVDYGSEFRYRDPILDQRSLVVAISQSGETADTLAAVREAKAKGARVLAICNVVGSMLSRESDGTLYTRSGPEIGVASTKAFTAQLAVLFLLALHLAQLRKKVTAEQTSVLLADLMRTPHCIEQLLARDAQYEKLASILFRRYNFLYLGRGIHFPIALEGALKLKEISYIHAEGYPAGEMKHGPNALIDGDLPVVALAAKDASNPKSLLRYEKMLSNIQEVRARDGIVIIVATEGDEHVAQFSDHIIHVPALSDYLIPLLLVIPLQLLAYHVAVLRGCDVDQPRNLAKSVTVE
- a CDS encoding ABC transporter permease, whose protein sequence is MNPKTFLAMLARDAHVARRNFVTILVQTLLQPMFFVFIFGRVMTTSGLMSGQYKVLLLPGIIAISMVMSGIMAVAMPLVAEFQFSREIEDRLLAPMEIEWLAVEKVLAGMIQALAAGLVVLPAAWLVMGRVAVSVDHLLLFTVIALLVSCLAAAVGLTLGCSVGQTQIGLMFSMVLAPMIFFGCTYYPWRTLDAFPVLQWAVLVNPVVYASEGLRSALVPQYPHLSVSLVLIALAVFDFAFLFFGLRQFRKKAVS